AAATTTTTAAACTATTTTTTTAGCGATCGCAATCGCCAAACTTCAGTATCAACAAGGTTTATAGCCACCCTGTCACCCCGTCAGCTCAATAGTATTAGCGCCTGGGGCATTATTCGCTAGATTGATAACATTTCGGAGTGAACCTGGACCATTGTCATTAGTGTTACTAACTATTATGGTTTCTGGCACGATCGATACCGTCGCTGTGCGTGCTTCAGTATTAACTCGATAGCTTTCTCCATCTTCTAGAGTAAGAGTAAGATCCTCTGGTAATTCGATGTCTCTGTCTCTTCTGGCTGTTAAAGTAATATCGACACCAGATCTTCCCGCAGGAATAATCACACTATAATTGGGAAAACTCCCTCTCACTCCTCTCAGATTATAATCAGAAGGATTTAAACCTTCTCCTGCTACCGCGGTTAAATCAATTACTAGCCTGTTGCTGGGATCTCCAGTGCGATTAACTCGAAAAACACCCCTGGCTCCTTCCTCTGTAGCAAAGGCTGTACTAATAAGGGTAATTAGCGGTAGATCGGCCGTCAAGTTAGACTCAAAGGCTCCAATATCTACAAAACCCTGTTGGATTCTAGGTTCACCCCGTTGATCTTCGCTAATTCCGGTGGGAATCAAGGAGTTATTACCTGCGTTAATAGCTGGACTATCGATACTCAAAGCGTGAGTTTGAGTCAATCCACCATTATCAGCTAAAGGTTCTAAACCTGGGTCAAGGATGTTAATTGCGTCTCCTGACTGCTTAAAGGCGTTATTGACATTGCCAAAACCAATTAGATTATTGCCATAGCTGACAAAGGGGTTGACGTAACCTGTGAAGTTGCTGCCATAGTTTCCGGTAACGTCATTGCCTAGCTCTCCATTACCAGAGATAATACTATTGCCGACTTTGATTACAAGTGACTCTCCCTCTCTAGCAAAACTGGATATACCAGCTCCATCGGGGGCTAAGTTCTCGGTGAAGGTACTATTTTTAATCGTTATTACTCCACCGTTATCGATAGCGCCACCGCGTGTTCCTGCACTGTTACCCGAGACAGTACTGTTGTTGATATAGAGTTTTGACTCAAAACCGTTATCAATTGCACCCCCAAGCCTTGCAGATGTATTGCCTGAAATGGTACTATTGTTAATAGTTGTGGTACCTTGGACATTGAGAGCACCGCCGTCTGAACCGGCACTATTGCCTGAAATCGTACTTTGATTGATTACGGTGACTGTATTATTAGACCCAGAAAAACCAATCGCTCCACCATATGTTAGGGCAATGTTGTTATCAATTTCGCTATTGTTTACGGTTAATTCTCCAGCGGTATAAATCCCACCGCCCCTAGAATTGCTGGTGTTTCCAGAAATAACGCTATCGCTAAGAATTAGAGCTTCGTTGTTGAAAATACCCGCTCCACTTTCTTGTTCAATAGTCCTTCCGCCAGTAATCGTTAAACCTTCTATCTCTGCTCGAATTTGAAGGTCTTCATTGTCGTTATCTATCTTAAAGATACGGGAGTTACCCTGACCATCAATGGTCAGATTTTCTGCTCCCAATCCAGTAATTTCCAGCTCATCGCTAATCAGTAACTCTCCTGAAGTTAAACTAATCATTTCTCCCGTTAAGGAAGCGTCAAACTCTATTACATCAGCACCAACTCTTTCATTCGCCAGTGCGATCGCCTCGCGTAGTGACCCATCTCCACTATCATTGGTACTACTTACCGTGAAACTCGCCAGCACACCAGGATAACTCGCTAATACTTCCTCTGTAAAAGCTAAGGGAGTATTTACTACCCCCCCCGTGTTACATCCAGTCGCCATTGCGGTCCTATTTCTGAACTAGAAGCAGCTACAGCTGCCCCTGTTAACTCTTGTAATCGCTCAATTAATTGCCCTTGAGCCCCTGTTTGACATCCATATATAATTAGATAGTCACAAGTCCACTGCTCTATCTCTGAAGCGTAATCTGAAAGAGTTTTCAGGTTCAACTCACTATTTCCTAATACTAAACCCTCTGGATAACCATGGGCGACTAGGTGTATTGAGTCTACTGGTTCCCCCTGTAATCTTGCGGTTATTTGACTGATTCCATCTTGTTGAACATCGAGTAGATAAACCTCTGAATCGGGAAGCACACCTTGGATTAACGTCTGATAATCACTGACATTTTGGTCAATAAAAATTAGACGTCGCTTGGTTGATAATGCCCGAAGCGGCGTTAAGGATATTGTTTTCATAAAAAAAGCTACAAGTCTTGTTAACTTGAAGTTTAGCAGAAATAAAAATTTTGTCAAGTATTTTGGCGCAGAAAATTACCCTTGCTAAGTGAAACAGCACCTTGTGATAATATTAATTGTAAAGTTTTATTACGAGATTCAACATTTATTTTATCTAATACATGATTGTTTTAGTCTGTCCCGGTTTTCACCCACCCGCATTAACCCAAAGCTTTCTAGATGCTTTTCCTAATCCCCAATGGGAGTGGCGCGTTTTCTCTGGGGATCTATCTCCAACTCTCCAAACCCCAGTAGTCTTGATTGGTTTTAGTGCGGGGGTAGTAACCGCATTAGCTACAACTTTAGCTTTGAGTATGCGTCAAGGAAATATTAAAGCATTGATCGCTTTAGACGGTTGGGGAGTACCCTTGGGGGGAGATTTTCCTATTTATCGAGTCAGCCATGATTATTTTACGCACTGGAGTTCAGCTTTATTGGGTGGAGGGAGTGAGAGTTTTTACGCCGATCCCCCTGTAGAACATTGGGAATTATGGCGATCGCCCCAAACTACTAAAGGATGGAGCGTAAATAGTAATGGGAGTAAAACTTCTCTCACTGCGGCTGAGTTTATCTACCAGGTGATTCTGTGTAAATAAGCTCGATTTTCAAAAACGCTAGCTAGCAGTATCCCATCAGAAACAGAAGCGATCGCCGTAATTTGTCCCAAAGTCAGTTGCTCTCTAAACAGTATTTTACCACTGGGGTTAAGTAGAGCGATCGCACCACTATTACTAGCCAAAAAATAGCCCCACGCTTCTCCCACGAGAAAATCCGGAATAAATTCCAGATAAAATCTAGACACCCTCAAGGGTTTAAAAGTAATTAATAATCCCATATCCCCCTCCACTCCCAAGAGAGAATAGGGATAGTATCTATTGACTACTAACTTTTCACAAGCTATTTCTAAACTAAACCCCTCGTACCAATTACCACGACGGTTTACAAATTTAAACTCCGTACTCTGATTATCTGTTTTGAAAACCACTAAAGCGTGAGTATTATCCAGACTGAGTATCTGAGTGGGTAATAAAGATAAAGACTTGCTCCAATAATAACCCCGATGCCAATCGAATAGCCTTAATTGAGGATCGCGATCGTTATAAGCTAAACTCAACCATTTACCCAGAGGAGCCACAGCACTAACTAAACTAGCGCTAGGAATAGTTAACACCAAATCAGCTTGATTCAGGGAAATCTGATAAAGATAATGACTATGGGTGTCTTTACACCAAGCTAAACAGCCCTGAGATGCTAAATTTAGACCAATCAAGGGCTGATTGAGGTTAATTTCCCCAGTTTTACTCAAAATCTTCCTAGTTTGACCTAAATATAATTCCTCTCCTTTCGCTGCAATACTTACAATGGCTTCAGAAAAACTCTCGAGTACTTGCGATCGCAAACAGCTTGTACTGTATTTAACTACGTTGCGAGTATGCGTCGCTTTAATTATTTCCAGAGCTGTACTTACCGAATCCTGCATAGCTTGAGCAGTCTGGAAACGGTGTTGAGGCAACTTTTCTAAAGCCCTAAGCAACAAAGAGCGCAAAAAAAAAGGTACACTCTTAGGGATAACTGGCGCTTGATTCATGTGGGCGGCAATTAACTCTTTTGGGGTACCAGAAAAAGGTCTCTCTCCTACTATTAACTCATATAAAATGATTCCTGCAGCATAAATATCGGAAACTGAAAAAAATTTACCATAAAATCTTTCTGGGGCCATGTAAGCAGGGGAACCTGTATCCCCCATACTAACAGAGAAATCTTTTTCCCCAATCCCTTTAGCGATACCAAAATCAGAAAGCTTAGCTTTCCAGCCGCTGTGAATCAAAGTTAGTAAGATATTTTCTGGTTTAAGATCACAGTGAACGATACCCCGAGCGTGAACTTGTGACAAACCCGCGAGCACATCCATCATAATGAGTAAACTGTCTTGGTATTCTAGTTTACCCGAGTTCATCAAACTGCGTAAAGTCCCTCCTTCGCAGTAATCTAAAATTAGATAGCGCTGAGAGTTGTGATGTGTTATACCTTGACAAGATACGATGTTGGGATGATTCAGAGTCACTATAAAGCGTAATTCTCGCAAAAATTGCTGAGTAGAAAAGCGCCTCTGTTCGATAGCTTTAATCGCTACCACGGTATGATTAAGAGAATCATAAGCACAAAAAACTTCACCAAACTGTCCACGTCCAACTAATCCTAAAAGATGATATCGTCGCATCTTTGACCTCGTATTGCGTTAAGCTAGAACAAATAAACAATTATGCTGGTTGAGAGTAACTATCGTGGATGCTGCA
This is a stretch of genomic DNA from Gloeocapsa sp. PCC 73106. It encodes these proteins:
- a CDS encoding serine/threonine-protein kinase gives rise to the protein MRRYHLLGLVGRGQFGEVFCAYDSLNHTVVAIKAIEQRRFSTQQFLRELRFIVTLNHPNIVSCQGITHHNSQRYLILDYCEGGTLRSLMNSGKLEYQDSLLIMMDVLAGLSQVHARGIVHCDLKPENILLTLIHSGWKAKLSDFGIAKGIGEKDFSVSMGDTGSPAYMAPERFYGKFFSVSDIYAAGIILYELIVGERPFSGTPKELIAAHMNQAPVIPKSVPFFLRSLLLRALEKLPQHRFQTAQAMQDSVSTALEIIKATHTRNVVKYSTSCLRSQVLESFSEAIVSIAAKGEELYLGQTRKILSKTGEINLNQPLIGLNLASQGCLAWCKDTHSHYLYQISLNQADLVLTIPSASLVSAVAPLGKWLSLAYNDRDPQLRLFDWHRGYYWSKSLSLLPTQILSLDNTHALVVFKTDNQSTEFKFVNRRGNWYEGFSLEIACEKLVVNRYYPYSLLGVEGDMGLLITFKPLRVSRFYLEFIPDFLVGEAWGYFLASNSGAIALLNPSGKILFREQLTLGQITAIASVSDGILLASVFENRAYLHRITW
- a CDS encoding choice-of-anchor Q domain-containing protein, whose protein sequence is MATGCNTGGVVNTPLAFTEEVLASYPGVLASFTVSSTNDSGDGSLREAIALANERVGADVIEFDASLTGEMISLTSGELLISDELEITGLGAENLTIDGQGNSRIFKIDNDNEDLQIRAEIEGLTITGGRTIEQESGAGIFNNEALILSDSVISGNTSNSRGGGIYTAGELTVNNSEIDNNIALTYGGAIGFSGSNNTVTVINQSTISGNSAGSDGGALNVQGTTTINNSTISGNTSARLGGAIDNGFESKLYINNSTVSGNSAGTRGGAIDNGGVITIKNSTFTENLAPDGAGISSFAREGESLVIKVGNSIISGNGELGNDVTGNYGSNFTGYVNPFVSYGNNLIGFGNVNNAFKQSGDAINILDPGLEPLADNGGLTQTHALSIDSPAINAGNNSLIPTGISEDQRGEPRIQQGFVDIGAFESNLTADLPLITLISTAFATEEGARGVFRVNRTGDPSNRLVIDLTAVAGEGLNPSDYNLRGVRGSFPNYSVIIPAGRSGVDITLTARRDRDIELPEDLTLTLEDGESYRVNTEARTATVSIVPETIIVSNTNDNGPGSLRNVINLANNAPGANTIELTG
- a CDS encoding DUF4347 domain-containing protein, with protein sequence MKTISLTPLRALSTKRRLIFIDQNVSDYQTLIQGVLPDSEVYLLDVQQDGISQITARLQGEPVDSIHLVAHGYPEGLVLGNSELNLKTLSDYASEIEQWTCDYLIIYGCQTGAQGQLIERLQELTGAAVAASSSEIGPQWRLDVTRGG